The segment CAGACTGAAGATCAGCGTGACGTTGACCGAGATCCCTGCCGCGAGCACTTCGGTGATCGCGGGGAGGCCGGCCAGGGTCGCGGGGATCTTGATGTGCACGTTCGGGCGGTCCACCCGTGCCCACAGCTTCTTGGCCTCGGCGACGGTCGCGGCGGTGTCGTGCGCCAGGTCGGGGGAGACCTCGATCGAGACGCGGCCGTCCACTCCTTCGGTGGCGTCGAACACCGGCTGGAAGACGTCGGCGGCCGAACGGACGTCATCCGTCGTGATCTCGAAGATGGCGCGATGGACGTCGGCACCGTCCTCCGACAGCGTGGTGACCTGCGCGCGGTAGTCCTCGCCCTTGGCAAGGGCTCCGGCGAAGATCGTCGGGTTGGTGGTGACACCACTGACGTTGCGGTTCTCGATCAGCCCGGCCAGGTTGCCGGATTCGATGCGCTGGCGGGACAGGTCGTCCAGCCAGATGCTGACGCCCTCTTCGACAAGACGTGCGGTGGGGGTGGTCATGGGATCTCCTCAGTGCCTCGGGGGCTCAAGAGCGCAGTGGCTCAGTGGATCAGTGGGTCGCGGCAGCGATGGTTTCGCGGGCCGCCTCGACGACGGCCTCGGCGGTGATGCCGAACTTCTCGAACAGCGTCTTGTAGTCGGCCGACGCGCCGAAGTGCTCGATCGACACCGAGCGCCCGCGATCGCCGACGATGCCACGCCAGGGGAGCGCGATGCCGGCCTCGACCGAGACCCGTGCAGTCACGGCGGCGGGGAGCACGGATTCGCGGTAGGCCTCGTCCTGCTCGGCGAACCACTCCAGCGACGGCGCCGACACGACCCGGGCGTTCACGCCTTCACTCCGCAGCGTCTCGCGGGCTGCGACGGCCAGCTGCACCTCGGAACCTGTGGCGATGAGGATCACGTCGGGCTCGCCGTCGGGGGCGTCGGCCAGCACGTAGGCGCCGCGCGCGGCACCGTCGGCCGAGGCCAGGGTGTCGCCGGAGGCATCGCCCTCGCCGCGCTCGAACACGGGGATGTTCTGTCGGGTCAGGGCCAGGCCCGCCGGCCCGGCGTGGCGACGAAGCAGTTCCAGCCAGGCCACGGCGGTCTCGTTGGCGTCCGCCGGACGCACCAGCGTGAAGTTCGGGATGGCGCGGAGTGCGGCGAGCTGCTCGATCGGCTGGTGCGTCGGACCGTCCTCGCCGAGCGCGACCGAGTCGTGGGTCCACACGAACAGCGACGGGATGTCCATCAGGGCTGCCAGACGCACCGATGGGCGCATGTAGTCGCTGAAGATGAGGAAGGTGCCGCCGAAGGCGCGGGTGGGGCCGTGGAGCACGATGCCGTTGATGATCGCGCCCATGGCGTGCTCGCGGATGCCGAAGTGCAGCACACGGCCGTACGGGTCGCCCGACCACTCGTGCGTGGACCACACCTCGGGAATGAAGGACTTCGTGTCCTTGATCGTGGTCAGGTTGGACTCGGCGAGATCCGCGGACCCGCCCCAGAGCTCGGGAAGCCGTCCGGCCAGCGCGTTGATGACCTGTCCGGAGGCGGCTCGCGTGGAGACGTCCTTCCCGGCGGCGAACACGGGCAGCGCCTCGCGGATGTCAGCGGGGAGTTCGCGAGCCTGAACGCGGTCCCAGAGGGCCTTGCGCTCGGGGTGGGCGGCGGCCCACGCGTCGAACTTCTCCTGCCACGCGGCGCGCGCCGCGGCGCCCCGCTCACGAAGCGCGCGGGTGTGGGCGAGCACGTCGTCCGGCACCTCGAAGGTCTCGTCCGGGTTCCAGCCGAGCACCTCTTTGGTCGCGCGCAGTTCGTCGGCGCCCAGCGCCGAGCCGTGGATCTTGCCGGTGTTCTGCTTGCCGGGGGAGGGCCAGCCGATGATGGTCTTCAGGATGATGATCGACGGCCGGTCGGTTTCGCCCTTGGCCTGCTCGATCGCGTCGTAGAGCGCAGCGGCATCCTCGACGTACTGACCGGTCTTCTTCCAGTCCACCGTCTGGACGTGCCACCCGTAGGACTCGTAGCGCGCCGCGACATCCTCGGTGAAGGCGACGTTGGTGTCGTCCTCGATCGAGATCTGGTTGGAGTCGTAGATGACGACGAGGTTTCCGAGGTTCTGATGCCCGGCCAGTGACGACGCCTCGGACGTCACGCCCTCCTGCAGGTCGCCGTCGGAAGCGATGACGTAGATGTGGTGGTCGAAGGGAGACTCGCCCGCCGGGGTCTCAGGGTCGAACAGCCCGCGCTCGAAGCGCTGCGCATAGGCGAAGCCGACGGAGGAGGCCAGGCCCTGCCCCAGCGGTCCTGTGGTGATCTCCACACCGTCGGTGTGACCGAACTCGGGGTGTCCCGGAGTCTTCGACCCCCAGGTCCGCAGCGCCTTCAGGTCGTCGAGCTCGAGGCCGAAGCCGCCGAGATACAGCTGCACGTACTGCGTCAGCGAGCTGTGGCCGGCGGAGAGGATGAAGCGGTCAC is part of the Microbacterium sp. ET2 genome and harbors:
- the tkt gene encoding transketolase gives rise to the protein MSELRWEEIDRRAVDTARVLAADAVEKVGNGHPGTAMSLAPAAYLLYQRVMNHDPAETHWPGRDRFILSAGHSSLTQYVQLYLGGFGLELDDLKALRTWGSKTPGHPEFGHTDGVEITTGPLGQGLASSVGFAYAQRFERGLFDPETPAGESPFDHHIYVIASDGDLQEGVTSEASSLAGHQNLGNLVVIYDSNQISIEDDTNVAFTEDVAARYESYGWHVQTVDWKKTGQYVEDAAALYDAIEQAKGETDRPSIIILKTIIGWPSPGKQNTGKIHGSALGADELRATKEVLGWNPDETFEVPDDVLAHTRALRERGAAARAAWQEKFDAWAAAHPERKALWDRVQARELPADIREALPVFAAGKDVSTRAASGQVINALAGRLPELWGGSADLAESNLTTIKDTKSFIPEVWSTHEWSGDPYGRVLHFGIREHAMGAIINGIVLHGPTRAFGGTFLIFSDYMRPSVRLAALMDIPSLFVWTHDSVALGEDGPTHQPIEQLAALRAIPNFTLVRPADANETAVAWLELLRRHAGPAGLALTRQNIPVFERGEGDASGDTLASADGAARGAYVLADAPDGEPDVILIATGSEVQLAVAARETLRSEGVNARVVSAPSLEWFAEQDEAYRESVLPAAVTARVSVEAGIALPWRGIVGDRGRSVSIEHFGASADYKTLFEKFGITAEAVVEAARETIAAATH